The following are encoded in a window of Urocitellus parryii isolate mUroPar1 chromosome 7, mUroPar1.hap1, whole genome shotgun sequence genomic DNA:
- the Aurkb gene encoding aurora kinase B: MDDVLRTAASVIRPLRAVAGSVLCFPFSTQLSSYFLRMAQKENAYPWPYGRQTSQSGLNTLPQRVLRKEPATPSALVLMSRPNGLPTAAHGQKVGENSIGVRNSRQPLTINDFEIGRPLGKGKFGNVYLAREKKSHFIVALKVLFKSQIEKEGVEHQLRREIEIQAHLQHPNILRLYNYFYDRRRIYLILEYAPRGELYKELQKCRTFDEQRTATIMEELADALIYCHGKKVIHRDIKPENLLLGLQGELKIADFGWSVHAPSLRRKTMCGTLDYLPPEMIEGRTHNEKVDLWCIGILCYELLVGNPPFESASHNETYRRIVKVDLKFPPSMPAGAQDLICKLLKHNPSERLPLAQVSAHPWVRDHSRRVLPPSAPCSVP; the protein is encoded by the exons ATGGATGATGTCCTCAGGACCGCAGCAAGTGTGATACGACCTCTAAGGGCGGTCGCGGGCAGCGTA CTCTGTTTTCCCTTCTCCACCCAGCTCTCCTCCTACTTTCTAAGGATGGCCCAGAAGGAGAATGCCTACCCCTGGCCTTACGGCCGGCAGACG TCTCAATCGGGCCTGAACACCCTACCCCAGAGGGTCCTCCGGAAGGAGCCTGCCACCCCATCTGCACTTGTCCTCATGAGTCGCCCCAACGGCCTGCCCACAG CTGCCCATGGCCAGAAGGTGGGAGAAAATAGCATTGGCGTTCGAAACTCCAG ACAGCCCCTCACAATCAACGACTTTGAGATTGGGCGTCCTCTGGGCAAAGGCAAATTTGGAAATGTGTACTTGGCTCGAGAGAAGAAAAGTCATTTCATTGTGGCACTCAAGGTCCTCTTCAAGTCCCAGATCGAGAAGGAAGGTGTGGAACACCAGCTGCGCAGGGAGATCGAGATCCAGGCCCATCTGCA GCATCCCAACATCTTGCGGCTCTACAACTATTTTTATGATCGGAGGAGGATCTACTTGATTCTGGAGTATGCCCCCCGAGGAGAGCTCTACAAGGAGCTACAGAAGTGCCGCACTTTTGATGAGCAACGAACAGCCACG ATCATGGAGGAGTTGGCGGATGCTCTGATATACTGCCATGGGAAAAAGGTGATTCACAGAGATATAAAGCCAGAAAATCTGCTTTTAGGGCTCCAAGGTGAGCTGAAGATTGCGGATTTTGGCTGGTCGGTGCACGCTCCCTCTCTGAG GAGGAAGACAATGTGTGGTACCCTGGACTACCTGCCCCCAGAGATGATTGAGGGGCGCACACACAATGAGAAGGTAGATCTCTGGTGCATCGGGATACTCTGCTATGAGCTGCTGGTGGGAAACCCACCCTTCGAGAGTGCCTCACACAATGAGACCTATCGGAGGATCGTCAAG GTGGACCTGAAGTTCCCTCCTTCTATGCCCGCAGGGGCCCAGGACCTCATCTGCAAGCTGCTCAAACATAACCCCTCTGAAAGGCTGCCCCTGGCCCAGGTCTCAGCTCACCCTTGGGTCCGGGACCATTCGCGGAGggtgctgcctccctctgccccttgTTCTGTCCCCTGA